In Arthrobacter ramosus, one DNA window encodes the following:
- a CDS encoding class F sortase, translating into MASHRYVRQPRAAGIRGLLISSRDLLLLAICVGGLLASWLVYGAYGPGNPAALDVGQLALSSAAPAIKPEPYRAAVDAPATRRGTSLPAASAPLQITYPAVGLNVVVHPLRPDPAGGQSIEPPETMDGYWLSPFGTPGAGSTNTTYVIGHSWEGLDAPFNHLSYAAAPGDEFKVVTATGTMTYKVDSVTTYTKSTLKDSPVWTAVPNRLVLISCYTQDLWGKNVAVVASPVPGH; encoded by the coding sequence ATGGCCAGTCACCGTTACGTGCGGCAGCCTCGCGCAGCCGGCATCCGTGGCCTGCTGATCAGTTCCAGGGATCTTCTCTTGTTGGCGATTTGCGTCGGGGGGCTGCTTGCGTCCTGGCTGGTCTATGGCGCATACGGTCCAGGGAATCCGGCCGCTTTGGACGTAGGGCAGCTGGCGCTTTCGTCTGCGGCTCCTGCGATCAAGCCCGAGCCTTACCGTGCGGCGGTGGACGCTCCTGCCACTAGGCGGGGAACGAGTCTGCCTGCGGCGTCGGCGCCATTGCAGATTACGTACCCGGCGGTTGGCCTAAATGTGGTGGTTCACCCGCTGCGACCGGACCCCGCTGGCGGGCAGAGCATTGAGCCGCCGGAGACGATGGATGGATATTGGCTCAGTCCGTTCGGAACCCCCGGAGCGGGCTCGACGAATACCACCTACGTGATCGGGCACAGTTGGGAAGGACTCGACGCGCCGTTCAACCATCTCAGCTATGCAGCAGCCCCTGGGGATGAGTTCAAAGTCGTCACGGCAACGGGAACGATGACATACAAGGTCGATTCCGTCACGACGTACACAAAATCGACTTTGAAAGACAGTCCCGTCTGGACAGCGGTGCCCAATCGACTGGTCCTGATCAGCTGCTATACGCAGGATCTCTGGGGCAAAAATGTGGCCGTGGTCGCTTCACCTGTCCCCGGGCACTAG
- the metG gene encoding methionine--tRNA ligase, whose amino-acid sequence MTSPDKPPFYITTAITYPNGEPHIGHAYEYIATDAMARFKRLDGYDVMFLTGTDEHGMKIAQAAEKEGIAPKELVDRNAEVYKAAHAALGISYDRFIRTTDADHYAASQAIWKKMEAKGDIYLSKYEGWYSVRDEAYYTEDETVLKDDGVRYSRGTDTEVTWTAEESYFFRLSSYQDRLLALYEEQPEFGAPQYRFNEVISFVKQGLQDLSISRTTFDWGVPVPGNDKHVMYVWVDALTNYLTGVGYPDAGSEAFSKFWPADVHVIGKDISRFHAIFWPAFLMSAGLELPKRVMIHGFLTNNGVKMSKSLGNVVAPKDFVEQYGLDQVRFFFLREVPFGADGSYNHEAIVGRMNADLANNFGNLAQRSLSMVAKNCEGKVPVPGDFSAEDTALLAQAGGLLDVARAAFEKQEFSRALEAIWAVLGDTNAYFAEQAPWVLRKTDVERMNTVLYVTLEVVRIVAILAQPVMPTSAAKLLEVLGQPEGEARQFAAIATPIVPGTELPAPAPVFPRYEEPAEA is encoded by the coding sequence GTGACGTCTCCAGATAAACCCCCGTTCTACATCACCACCGCCATTACGTATCCGAACGGCGAGCCGCACATCGGGCATGCCTACGAGTACATCGCCACCGACGCGATGGCCCGGTTCAAGCGCCTCGATGGCTATGACGTGATGTTCCTGACCGGTACGGACGAGCACGGCATGAAGATTGCCCAGGCTGCGGAGAAGGAAGGCATCGCGCCCAAGGAACTCGTGGACCGGAATGCCGAAGTCTACAAGGCCGCCCATGCTGCCCTAGGCATCTCCTACGACCGCTTCATCCGCACGACGGACGCCGACCACTACGCCGCTTCCCAGGCCATCTGGAAGAAGATGGAAGCCAAGGGGGACATTTACCTGTCCAAGTACGAGGGCTGGTACTCGGTCCGCGACGAGGCTTACTACACCGAGGACGAGACCGTACTGAAGGACGACGGCGTCCGCTACTCGCGCGGTACCGACACCGAAGTGACGTGGACCGCCGAGGAGAGCTACTTCTTCCGCTTGTCCTCCTACCAGGACAGGTTGTTGGCCTTGTACGAGGAGCAGCCGGAATTCGGCGCCCCCCAGTACCGTTTCAACGAGGTCATCAGCTTCGTCAAGCAGGGGCTGCAGGACTTGTCCATCAGCCGGACGACTTTCGACTGGGGGGTCCCGGTGCCGGGGAACGACAAGCACGTCATGTACGTGTGGGTTGATGCCCTGACGAATTACTTGACGGGGGTCGGCTACCCGGATGCCGGTTCGGAGGCGTTCAGTAAGTTCTGGCCCGCGGACGTCCACGTCATCGGCAAGGACATCTCACGGTTCCATGCGATCTTCTGGCCCGCCTTCCTGATGAGCGCCGGCCTGGAACTGCCCAAGCGCGTCATGATCCATGGCTTCCTGACCAACAACGGCGTCAAGATGTCCAAGTCCCTCGGCAACGTCGTGGCCCCCAAGGATTTTGTGGAGCAATACGGCCTGGACCAGGTACGCTTCTTCTTCCTCCGCGAAGTGCCCTTCGGCGCGGACGGCAGCTACAACCACGAGGCGATCGTGGGTCGCATGAACGCAGACCTCGCCAACAACTTCGGCAACCTGGCCCAGCGTTCGCTGTCCATGGTGGCCAAGAACTGCGAAGGCAAGGTGCCGGTTCCCGGCGATTTCTCGGCCGAGGACACCGCGCTGCTGGCCCAGGCCGGCGGACTGCTGGACGTGGCCCGCGCGGCTTTCGAGAAGCAGGAATTCAGCCGTGCCCTTGAGGCAATCTGGGCTGTGCTTGGTGATACCAACGCGTACTTCGCCGAGCAGGCCCCGTGGGTGCTGCGTAAGACCGATGTCGAGCGCATGAACACGGTCCTGTACGTCACGCTGGAGGTTGTCCGCATCGTGGCGATCCTCGCCCAGCCGGTCATGCCGACGTCGGCCGCCAAGCTGCTTGAGGTGCTGGGACAGCCGGAAGGCGAGGCCCGCCAGTTCGCGGCCATTGCCACGCCGATCGTCCCCGGCACGGAGCTCCCGGCCCCGGCCCCGGTCTTCCCGCGTTACGAGGAGCCCGCCGAGGCCTAG